The proteins below come from a single Gemmatimonadota bacterium genomic window:
- a CDS encoding Gfo/Idh/MocA family oxidoreductase, whose translation MNRVRIGVIGVGNIARNYHLPPVHALPNAELVAVADLDESLRLRAQKQFGFRDAYTDYRRILDRDDIHAIMLLTRVNTRTEIIPAALEAGKHVFTQKPFALTNEDAEFLARIAKRTGNRLVCSFMHRYFSHTQGARQILKEGKIGRLEMVRHRNCIGSHYDNAVRLWGGVLDIGTHGIDVIRYLTEQDVVKVQAMMDPYLTNANLPIDPTINRPNETVAIMNFEMSGGTLVTFEMHWTQRGGAGGYYAEHYGDGGSMFIKHPIAPATLVYTQGHKGDWIQPDLEQHPKGHLHHKIFIDDILNNTFESATPEDAVATVKIINAAYEAAQTGKTITLG comes from the coding sequence ATGAACCGTGTTCGTATTGGCGTTATCGGCGTCGGCAATATCGCCCGCAACTACCATTTACCCCCTGTACACGCACTTCCAAATGCCGAACTCGTTGCCGTTGCAGACCTCGACGAATCGCTCAGATTAAGAGCACAGAAGCAATTCGGCTTTCGCGATGCGTACACAGATTATCGCCGCATTTTAGACCGCGACGACATTCACGCCATCATGCTCCTCACCCGCGTGAATACACGCACTGAAATCATTCCCGCAGCCCTCGAAGCGGGCAAACACGTCTTCACGCAAAAGCCCTTTGCACTGACAAATGAAGACGCCGAGTTTCTTGCCCGGATAGCCAAACGCACGGGCAATCGCCTCGTCTGCAGCTTCATGCATCGCTACTTTTCGCATACCCAGGGGGCGCGTCAAATCCTGAAAGAGGGCAAAATCGGCCGCCTTGAAATGGTGCGCCATCGCAACTGCATCGGCAGTCATTACGACAACGCCGTCCGCCTGTGGGGCGGCGTCCTCGACATCGGCACACACGGCATAGACGTCATCCGGTATCTCACCGAACAAGACGTCGTCAAAGTGCAAGCCATGATGGACCCCTATCTCACCAATGCAAACCTGCCGATAGACCCCACCATCAACCGCCCCAATGAAACCGTAGCCATCATGAATTTCGAAATGTCTGGCGGCACCCTCGTCACCTTTGAAATGCACTGGACCCAACGCGGTGGCGCAGGAGGCTATTACGCCGAACACTACGGCGATGGCGGCTCAATGTTCATCAAACATCCCATTGCGCCCGCAACCCTCGTTTACACCCAGGGCCACAAAGGAGACTGGATTCAACCCGACCTCGAACAGCATCCCAAAGGCCACCTGCACCACAAAATCTTCATAGACGACATCCTCAACAACACCTTTGAAAGTGCCACCCCCGAAGACGCCGTGGCCACCGTAAAAATTATCAACGCCGCTTATGAGGCAGCACAAACCGGAAAAACAATCACCTTAGGCTAA
- a CDS encoding ABC-2 family transporter protein, with amino-acid sequence MKHYPTIYWAFFRTSLLEQFQYRAAMAIWMIGRIIEPIIYLTVWTTVAHARGGSVGSYSPADFAAYYIILMLVNQFTFSWIMHIYDFRIRQGELSNFLLKPIHPIHADIAENIAYKVMTAIIIFPTAILLFLLFDPNLAFHIQTFAIFLLALGMAFFMRFFIEWTLALVAFWTTRNEAINQMYFTLGLFLSGRIAPIDLLPGAIQTLADALPFRWAIAFPVELMLGRLSQEQIWNGFTMQAIWLLAGFLLIQLTWRSGVKKYSAVGS; translated from the coding sequence TTGAAACATTATCCCACCATCTACTGGGCTTTTTTCAGGACCTCATTGCTCGAACAATTTCAATATCGCGCCGCCATGGCGATATGGATGATCGGCCGCATTATCGAACCCATCATCTACCTCACCGTATGGACGACAGTCGCCCATGCGCGCGGGGGCAGTGTGGGATCCTATTCACCTGCCGACTTCGCCGCTTATTACATCATCCTCATGCTCGTCAACCAATTCACCTTCTCCTGGATCATGCACATATACGACTTTCGCATTCGTCAGGGCGAACTCTCCAACTTCTTGCTCAAACCCATCCACCCCATCCACGCCGACATTGCCGAGAACATCGCGTACAAAGTCATGACCGCCATCATCATTTTTCCCACGGCAATATTGCTCTTCCTTCTCTTTGACCCCAACCTCGCCTTTCACATCCAGACATTCGCCATCTTTTTACTCGCACTGGGCATGGCGTTCTTCATGCGATTCTTCATCGAATGGACCCTCGCCCTCGTCGCCTTCTGGACCACGCGCAACGAAGCCATCAATCAGATGTACTTCACACTCGGCCTATTTCTCTCTGGACGCATCGCACCCATCGACCTGCTACCGGGTGCCATCCAGACCCTCGCCGACGCGCTCCCCTTTCGCTGGGCTATTGCATTTCCCGTCGAACTCATGCTCGGTCGTCTCTCACAAGAACAAATCTGGAACGGATTCACCATGCAAGCCATCTGGCTACTCGCGGGTTTTCTGTTAATCCAACTCACCTGGCGGTCAGGCGTCAAAAAATACTCGGCAGTTGGATCATAG
- a CDS encoding fucose isomerase codes for MAYQLPELAEPEAPVKNEVVLIANGDLRLSANQMCWPAQEAMEKTITAAIQREGWKVRRGHPYKQDEEHGFIGSQKEGMAVFKNIHPDAPLIVAEAVWQYSHHVLHGLISHRGPILTLANWSGQWPGLVGMLNLNGSLTKAGVEYSTLWSLDFTDDFFKRGLREWLTSGSVTHDTSHVRDANTFRLPEAEAQLGQALAEQLQREKAIMGVFDEGCMGMFNAIIPDHLLNPTGVFKERLSQSALWAEMQTVTDAEASAVRAWLEGKGLTFVTGTNATDELTDDQIAMQCKMYIAAVRIADDFGCATIGIQYQQGLKDLCPASDLVEGILNNADRPPVKARANGQILYEGEALPHFNEVDECAGLDGLISNRIWKALGQPPENTLHDLRWGEHYRENGIDDYVWVFLISGGAPPAHYIDGYKGTSSERQPNMYFPLGGGTCKGVSKPGEIVWSRIFVQNDELHMDIGRGGVVELPQSETDRRWRATTPQWPIMHAVTYGISRDQMMARHKANHIQVAYAQSAQAANNALAVKIAMMQALGVKVHLCGTNNGLVD; via the coding sequence ATGGCGTACCAACTTCCCGAACTCGCCGAACCCGAAGCACCTGTAAAGAACGAAGTCGTACTCATTGCCAACGGCGACCTGCGCCTATCTGCCAACCAGATGTGCTGGCCCGCACAAGAAGCAATGGAAAAAACCATCACAGCCGCAATCCAGCGCGAAGGATGGAAAGTCCGCCGCGGACACCCCTACAAACAAGACGAGGAACACGGCTTTATCGGATCGCAAAAAGAGGGCATGGCCGTCTTCAAAAACATCCATCCCGACGCCCCCCTCATCGTAGCCGAAGCCGTCTGGCAATACAGCCACCACGTGCTTCACGGACTGATCTCACACCGCGGCCCCATCCTCACCCTTGCAAACTGGTCCGGACAGTGGCCCGGCCTCGTCGGCATGCTCAACCTCAACGGCTCCCTCACCAAAGCCGGAGTTGAATACAGCACCCTTTGGAGCCTGGACTTTACCGACGACTTCTTCAAACGCGGCCTGCGCGAATGGCTTACCAGCGGCAGCGTCACCCACGACACCTCCCATGTGCGCGACGCCAACACCTTCCGCCTGCCCGAAGCCGAAGCGCAACTCGGACAGGCACTGGCCGAGCAACTCCAGCGAGAAAAAGCCATTATGGGTGTCTTTGACGAAGGCTGCATGGGCATGTTCAACGCCATCATCCCCGACCACTTGCTCAATCCCACAGGTGTCTTCAAAGAACGCCTCTCACAATCTGCTCTATGGGCAGAAATGCAAACCGTCACAGATGCAGAAGCCAGCGCTGTTCGCGCCTGGCTCGAAGGCAAGGGCCTCACCTTTGTCACCGGTACAAATGCCACCGATGAACTCACCGACGACCAGATCGCTATGCAATGCAAAATGTACATTGCCGCCGTACGTATAGCCGATGACTTTGGTTGCGCCACCATTGGCATTCAATATCAGCAGGGCCTCAAAGACCTGTGCCCGGCATCTGATCTGGTCGAAGGCATTCTCAACAACGCAGATCGCCCCCCGGTCAAAGCGCGCGCCAATGGTCAGATCCTCTACGAAGGTGAGGCACTCCCGCATTTTAACGAAGTCGATGAATGCGCGGGCCTCGACGGCCTGATCTCCAACCGCATCTGGAAAGCACTGGGTCAACCCCCCGAAAACACCTTGCACGACCTGCGCTGGGGCGAACACTACCGGGAAAATGGCATCGACGACTACGTATGGGTCTTCCTCATCTCTGGCGGCGCACCGCCCGCACACTACATCGACGGGTACAAAGGCACCTCTTCCGAACGCCAGCCCAACATGTATTTCCCACTCGGCGGTGGCACCTGCAAAGGCGTGAGCAAGCCCGGCGAAATCGTCTGGAGTCGCATCTTTGTTCAAAATGACGAACTGCACATGGACATTGGTCGCGGTGGCGTCGTCGAACTCCCACAATCAGAAACCGACCGCCGCTGGCGTGCCACCACCCCGCAGTGGCCCATTATGCACGCTGTCACCTACGGCATCTCCCGCGACCAGATGATGGCACGCCACAAAGCCAACCATATCCAGGTCGCATATGCCCAATCAGCACAGGCCGCCAACAACGCGCTGGCCGTAAAAATTGCCATGATGCAAGCATTGGGCGTCAAAGTTCATCTGTGTGGCACAAATAATGGATTGGTGGATTGA
- a CDS encoding ATP-binding cassette domain-containing protein, protein MSNTPDIAVQNLRKTYEVPQREPGLGAAIKSLVSRTTRYVEAVKNISFDVAPGEIVGFLGPNGAGKTTTLKMLSGLLHPTAGEISVIGHTPYARHKDFLNRITLVMGQRNQLMWDIPVADSFERNRAIYRISHSEYNKTLDELSTLLDLSDLLSKPVRNLSLGERMKCEIAAALLHRPQILFLDEPTIGLDVTMQRRIRAFLGEYNRRHSATVLLTSHYMADVEALCKRVIVIHRGELLFDGDLSALIERFSPHKTIVVDLETERADLSSYGEVVTAEGNSITLRVPKTKTADVTGKLLANLPVIDLTVEDPPIEEVIEQVFSN, encoded by the coding sequence ATGTCCAACACCCCCGACATCGCCGTTCAAAATCTCCGAAAAACTTATGAAGTGCCCCAACGAGAACCCGGATTGGGCGCAGCGATCAAAAGCCTTGTCTCGCGCACCACACGCTACGTCGAAGCTGTCAAAAACATCTCCTTTGATGTTGCCCCCGGCGAAATCGTCGGATTCTTGGGACCCAATGGCGCCGGCAAAACCACCACCCTCAAAATGCTCTCGGGCTTGCTCCACCCCACAGCCGGCGAAATCTCAGTCATTGGACACACGCCTTATGCGCGTCACAAAGACTTCCTCAACCGCATCACCCTGGTCATGGGCCAGCGCAACCAGCTCATGTGGGACATCCCCGTAGCCGATTCTTTTGAACGCAACCGCGCGATCTATCGGATTTCTCACAGCGAATACAACAAAACCCTCGACGAACTCAGCACCTTACTCGACCTGAGCGATTTGCTTTCCAAACCCGTGCGCAATCTCTCATTGGGCGAACGCATGAAATGCGAAATCGCCGCAGCCCTGCTCCATCGTCCACAAATTCTCTTCCTCGACGAACCCACCATTGGCCTCGACGTCACTATGCAACGCCGCATCCGCGCCTTCCTGGGCGAATACAACCGCCGCCACAGCGCCACTGTATTGCTCACCTCGCATTACATGGCCGATGTCGAAGCCCTGTGCAAGCGCGTCATTGTCATTCACCGCGGCGAACTGCTATTCGACGGCGATTTGAGCGCGCTCATCGAACGCTTTTCACCCCACAAAACCATAGTCGTTGATCTCGAAACCGAACGCGCCGACCTCTCCTCCTACGGCGAAGTCGTCACTGCCGAAGGCAACAGCATAACCCTGCGCGTACCCAAAACAAAAACCGCCGATGTCACCGGGAAATTGCTCGCCAACTTACCCGTCATCGACCTCACAGTTGAAGATCCACCCATAGAGGAAGTCATCGAACAGGTATTTTCAAATTGA
- a CDS encoding ABC transporter ATP-binding protein, whose product MERVPLRHYATLLIRYLRPHWKRVVFLGVFMFTGIGLNLLNPQIVRYFIDTAQADGAVQNLIWAGIAFLAIGIIRQGVQIVSSYLGQDVGWRATNQMRNTLAHHCLNLDMGFHHAHTPGEMIERVDGDTTALSNFFSQFVIHVIGSSFFLLGVLILVFREDWRVGVALTAFSILAFIVFNLTRNIAVPIYTAERESYARLYGFIEERLLGLEDIRTNGAGDYTVNRFYGVNNGVFARVKKSEIMSEGLRAITGIMFALGYALAMGMGIWLYREGTFTIGAVFLIFHYTSMLREPLFQISQQINDLQRATAGLKRIEELHRIQTRIRDGNEKLSASSGKLELMTLGIAFENVHFAYNPGDPVLHNISFSLDPGKTLGLLGRTGSGKTTITRLLFRFYDIQRGQIRIGDQNIRDIFLDDLRQHVGLVTQDVQLFNASVRDNLTLFRPGVSDKKIVAILDELGLGAWYASLSGGLDTELVSGSLSAGEAQLLAFARVFLKDPGLVILDEPSSRLDPATEQNINFAVEHLLQNRTGIIIAHRLETVERVDNILILDNGQVGEFGLRADLVADPNSQFSRLLNTGLEELIA is encoded by the coding sequence TTGGAACGCGTCCCTCTCAGGCATTATGCCACCCTCCTGATACGCTATCTTCGCCCCCATTGGAAGCGCGTTGTTTTTCTCGGCGTTTTCATGTTTACCGGCATTGGTCTCAATCTGCTCAATCCCCAAATCGTCCGATATTTTATCGATACGGCGCAGGCAGATGGTGCTGTGCAAAATCTGATATGGGCGGGTATTGCCTTTCTCGCTATTGGCATTATTCGCCAGGGCGTGCAGATTGTGAGTTCTTATTTGGGGCAAGATGTGGGCTGGCGCGCGACGAATCAGATGCGGAATACGCTCGCGCACCACTGTCTCAATCTGGATATGGGCTTTCACCACGCGCACACGCCGGGCGAGATGATCGAGCGGGTTGACGGGGATACGACGGCGCTTTCCAATTTTTTTTCCCAATTTGTCATCCATGTTATTGGAAGCTCATTTTTTCTTTTGGGTGTGCTCATTCTCGTCTTCCGCGAAGATTGGCGCGTGGGTGTAGCGCTGACCGCTTTTTCGATTCTCGCTTTTATTGTTTTTAATCTCACACGCAATATTGCGGTGCCCATTTATACGGCTGAACGCGAAAGTTATGCGCGTCTTTACGGTTTTATCGAAGAGCGATTGCTCGGTCTTGAAGACATCCGCACAAATGGCGCAGGCGACTACACTGTGAATCGGTTTTACGGGGTCAATAACGGTGTTTTTGCCCGCGTGAAGAAATCCGAAATTATGAGCGAAGGATTGCGTGCGATTACCGGCATTATGTTCGCGCTCGGTTACGCGCTTGCAATGGGCATGGGTATCTGGCTTTATCGGGAGGGTACGTTTACAATTGGCGCGGTTTTTCTCATTTTTCACTACACGTCGATGTTGCGCGAACCGCTTTTTCAAATTAGCCAGCAGATCAACGATTTGCAACGCGCAACCGCCGGGCTTAAACGCATTGAAGAACTCCACCGCATTCAGACTCGCATTCGGGATGGGAATGAAAAACTATCTGCTTCTTCTGGTAAACTCGAGTTAATGACTTTGGGCATTGCGTTTGAGAATGTCCATTTTGCGTATAACCCCGGCGATCCGGTTTTGCACAATATTTCCTTTTCGCTCGATCCGGGCAAGACCCTCGGTCTGTTGGGGCGCACGGGCAGTGGTAAAACTACGATTACCCGCTTGCTCTTTCGCTTTTACGATATTCAGCGCGGACAAATTCGCATTGGGGATCAAAATATCCGGGATATTTTTCTCGACGATTTGCGGCAGCATGTCGGTCTCGTTACGCAGGATGTGCAACTTTTCAATGCCAGTGTACGCGATAATCTCACCCTTTTTCGGCCCGGTGTTTCGGATAAGAAAATCGTCGCTATACTCGATGAACTCGGCCTTGGTGCATGGTATGCGTCCTTGTCCGGGGGGTTGGATACCGAACTCGTCTCGGGCAGTCTCTCGGCTGGCGAAGCCCAGTTGCTCGCCTTTGCCCGCGTTTTCCTCAAAGACCCCGGCCTGGTCATTCTGGACGAGCCTTCATCGCGGCTCGATCCCGCAACTGAGCAGAATATCAATTTTGCAGTGGAACACCTGTTGCAAAATCGCACGGGTATTATTATCGCGCATCGCCTTGAAACTGTAGAGCGCGTGGATAATATCCTCATTCTCGACAATGGGCAGGTGGGGGAATTTGGCCTTCGCGCAGATCTCGTCGCAGATCCAAATTCGCAGTTTTCACGCCTGCTCAATACGGGTCTGGAGGAACTTATCGCATGA
- a CDS encoding ABC-2 family transporter protein: MYYLKLIWTFFRIGVLNEMAYRVNFYVQLLQSLLSLGTAIAGLAIVFSHTDTLGGWRAVDILALLGVFMFVGGVIGMVINPSMSQLMDDVLRGLFDYTLIKPCDAQFLASISQIRLWRLTDILLGAGVLIVALIYRGLDIGPREALAFAFVLCTGGSIIYSFWLMLATLTFWFLRIENILHIFQSMYEAGRWPIGIYPHWLRYILTFLVPVAFAITVPAEALSGRLTPESMITSGLLCAFLLAFSRWFWKRGLKNYSGASA; encoded by the coding sequence ATGTACTACTTAAAACTAATATGGACCTTCTTCCGCATTGGCGTCCTCAACGAAATGGCCTATCGCGTGAACTTCTACGTCCAACTCCTGCAATCCCTCCTCAGCCTGGGCACAGCCATCGCGGGCCTGGCAATCGTGTTTTCACACACCGATACCCTCGGCGGATGGCGAGCCGTAGATATCCTCGCCCTGCTCGGCGTATTTATGTTCGTAGGCGGCGTGATTGGCATGGTCATAAATCCCAGCATGAGCCAGCTCATGGACGATGTGCTACGCGGCCTATTCGACTACACCCTCATCAAACCGTGCGACGCACAATTCCTCGCCAGCATCTCGCAAATCCGCTTATGGCGGCTCACCGATATTCTACTCGGCGCGGGCGTGCTCATCGTCGCGCTAATCTATCGGGGACTCGATATTGGTCCGCGAGAAGCCCTCGCCTTCGCCTTTGTTCTCTGCACGGGAGGCAGCATCATCTACAGCTTCTGGCTCATGCTCGCCACCCTCACCTTCTGGTTCTTGCGCATCGAAAACATCCTCCACATCTTCCAGAGCATGTACGAAGCTGGCCGCTGGCCCATTGGCATCTACCCACACTGGCTGCGCTATATCCTCACATTTCTCGTACCCGTGGCATTTGCCATCACAGTACCTGCCGAAGCACTCTCAGGTCGCCTGACACCCGAAAGCATGATCACATCTGGCCTGCTGTGTGCCTTCCTCCTCGCCTTTTCGCGCTGGTTCTGGAAACGCGGCCTGAAAAATTACTCCGGCGCATCGGCATAA
- a CDS encoding mannonate dehydratase gives MRIALVIRPFTNENLQTALQMGVEDVVTVLPNADPVWDYLAILRHKKRIEDQGLRWSVVESVPISDNIKLGLEDRDREIDNYCQTIRNLGAAGIPVMCYNWMAVFNWMRTSMTTRTRGNALTSTYDHSDLEDAPPITDYGDITEERLWENLEYFLKRVIPVAEEAGVKQGLHPDDPPLSPIRGVARIITSPEAYDRVISFIPSEYNGITYCQGNFKAMGADIPATIHHFKDHIHFAHFRDLHGQVPTFSESFHDDGDTDMAEAIRAYKAIGFKGVVRPDHTPTFAIDQEDIGGYNFLGRLYAVGYMRGLIHGTD, from the coding sequence ATGAGAATCGCGCTCGTCATCCGACCATTCACCAACGAAAACCTTCAAACCGCGCTTCAAATGGGCGTGGAAGATGTCGTAACGGTCTTACCCAATGCGGACCCCGTCTGGGATTATCTCGCTATCTTGCGCCACAAAAAACGCATTGAAGACCAGGGCTTGCGCTGGTCTGTGGTCGAATCTGTTCCCATCTCGGACAATATCAAACTGGGCCTTGAAGACCGCGACCGGGAAATCGACAACTACTGCCAGACCATTCGCAACCTCGGCGCAGCGGGCATTCCCGTAATGTGCTACAACTGGATGGCTGTCTTTAACTGGATGCGCACCTCTATGACCACCCGCACGCGCGGCAATGCCCTGACCAGCACCTACGATCACAGCGACCTGGAAGACGCGCCACCCATCACAGACTATGGCGACATCACCGAAGAACGCCTCTGGGAAAATCTCGAATACTTCCTCAAAAGAGTGATACCCGTTGCCGAAGAAGCCGGCGTCAAACAGGGCCTTCACCCCGACGATCCCCCGCTCTCGCCCATTCGCGGCGTTGCCCGCATCATCACCAGCCCCGAAGCCTATGACCGCGTCATCTCTTTTATCCCCAGCGAATACAATGGCATCACCTATTGCCAGGGCAACTTCAAAGCCATGGGTGCCGATATTCCAGCCACCATACACCACTTCAAAGACCACATCCACTTCGCCCACTTCCGCGACCTTCACGGCCAGGTACCCACCTTCTCCGAATCCTTTCACGACGACGGCGACACCGACATGGCAGAAGCCATTCGCGCGTACAAAGCAATTGGATTTAAGGGCGTCGTCCGCCCCGACCACACGCCCACCTTTGCAATTGACCAAGAGGATATAGGCGGCTATAACTTCCTCGGACGGCTCTATGCCGTCGGTTATATGCGCGGGCTAATACATGGAACAGACTAA
- a CDS encoding acyltransferase domain-containing protein, translating to MPSKLIPLLKNTGLDIHWEKSASTFPGDLPFLQPEAIRENGAWANLPPNAIDFAIRAAQKIATDPDLALMAWHAHRLLFIDKSTQNSATRDWPLLTPVLGNYGGAFYLLIALSGIPQLRTYHQSRNIPEHITRLTCRDTYVWAQQYHDIGIFKNDRFFHPGNPGAWGLCTRILPWLLGHLNGDLYRIGRLQYKIGPFRQKIRAYRHRTSTHLYLLCESGLEFRTDGNFNGAGGREDPETWTSELTETSTHIIGNPIHPNGHAQRQPVSLPRSHWDCVLTEGDPILEIHIPEDGPMAFENCGDSLRQVAEFFPKHFPDRPFKAICCTSWFLDPTYQNLLAKNSNIARFQRECYLFPLNSRSKYSSLDRIFGPYVHDLSTAPRDSSMRAAVLDHIENGGCLISGGCLIWTDHLDKWGTQFYLHQSSTPQS from the coding sequence ATGCCCTCCAAACTCATCCCCCTTCTAAAAAACACGGGCCTCGACATCCACTGGGAAAAATCCGCCTCAACCTTCCCTGGCGATCTTCCCTTTCTCCAGCCCGAAGCCATCCGCGAAAATGGCGCCTGGGCAAATCTTCCGCCCAACGCCATAGACTTCGCAATCCGCGCCGCCCAAAAAATCGCCACAGACCCCGACCTCGCGCTCATGGCCTGGCATGCCCATCGCCTCCTCTTCATCGACAAAAGCACCCAGAACTCGGCAACCCGCGACTGGCCCCTCCTCACCCCCGTACTCGGCAATTACGGCGGTGCCTTTTATCTCCTCATCGCGCTCTCGGGCATACCACAACTCCGCACCTACCACCAATCGCGCAACATACCCGAACACATCACCCGATTGACCTGCCGCGATACGTACGTCTGGGCGCAGCAATACCACGACATCGGCATTTTCAAAAACGATCGTTTCTTCCACCCGGGCAATCCTGGCGCATGGGGGCTATGCACGCGCATCTTGCCCTGGCTGCTCGGCCATCTCAACGGCGACCTCTACCGCATAGGACGCCTGCAATACAAAATCGGACCCTTCCGCCAGAAAATACGCGCGTACCGCCATCGCACCTCTACACATCTGTATCTCCTGTGCGAATCCGGATTGGAATTTCGCACCGACGGCAACTTTAACGGCGCAGGCGGAAGGGAAGATCCAGAGACCTGGACATCCGAACTCACCGAAACCTCAACCCATATCATCGGCAACCCCATACACCCCAACGGCCACGCACAACGCCAGCCGGTCAGCCTCCCGCGATCCCACTGGGATTGCGTCCTCACCGAAGGCGATCCCATCCTCGAAATTCACATCCCCGAAGACGGACCCATGGCATTTGAAAATTGCGGCGACTCCCTCCGCCAGGTCGCCGAATTCTTCCCCAAACACTTTCCCGACCGTCCCTTCAAAGCGATCTGTTGCACATCCTGGTTCCTCGACCCCACATACCAGAACTTACTCGCCAAAAATTCCAACATCGCTCGCTTCCAGCGCGAATGCTATCTCTTCCCACTCAACTCGCGCAGCAAATACAGCAGCCTCGACCGCATCTTCGGTCCCTATGTCCACGACCTCTCCACAGCCCCACGCGACAGCAGCATGAGAGCCGCAGTACTCGATCACATCGAAAACGGCGGCTGCCTCATCAGCGGAGGATGCCTCATCTGGACAGACCACCTCGACAAATGGGGCACCCAATTCTACCTCCATCAATCTTCTACTCCCCAAAGTTGA